The Syngnathus acus chromosome 3, fSynAcu1.2, whole genome shotgun sequence genome includes a window with the following:
- the ccpg1 gene encoding cell cycle progression protein 1 isoform X3, whose protein sequence is MSNTSSDTESSCGWSIISMEGSDIETLVADGTVQHGAEERPALVQPELQDSQAACCDDSSLDDTLGEQTMDRAAWTSEADPDDPTMEEQVAVLSFSDHSDIVTLQELKEDERDCAEHTPTADEGSFMGTSCSSQYAFIAGDPVFPATPQPAAPNSSSSEDEAAPNVAIRRRRLRKNTTNTVTESCEEEEEEATTVESEEGDETQQGQQIALRPETLRAQSQGGGTINSCILLALIIALSIGFGHFYCTDSDIELGTMQIQKQKTEDKFRERELDSLRNVLHDHVKSDSLSQEDWDEQKLISLLMQKNMEFSGQQAFVQVQREDQAMLARQREAESLALTTTNQQLKSSLEQKEKSLSTLQEELRSLQSRIRDLEVKGAAADALLLDNRRLNEELEGEKELRKKLDKERKLTHEADKERMLTYETEAQDLRLQLRELEKRLGFEQQRSDLWERLYLETKEDRAKGDTEPKMRTSGIVEDTFDAVKNSTKEFVHHHKQQIKKAKEVVKENLRKFSDSVKSTFRNFKDSASTFFDKMTREGTNYYEEKKYKKKKAHSKQDANTRKPGDRVHKEQGQSGPKGCRGVFDCAYQESMSIFNKATEPIRADEFHQLLWSYLQREVHHFHHWKELESFINGFFHNGLFIHDRMLFTDFVSSVEHYLVSMPEYHGLHNDVFEDVDDFIYRHLFGEAYVKSNRQR, encoded by the exons CTGCATGTTGTGATGACAGCTCACTGGATGACACACTGGGAGAACAAACCATGGACAGGGCAGCATGGACCTCAGAG GCTGATCCTGATGACCCCACGATGGAAGAGCAAGTCGCTGTGTTGTCCTTCAGCGACCACTCTGACATCGTGACACTGCAGGAGCTGAAGGAAGACGAGCGTGACTGCGCCGAGCACACGCCGACTGCCGACGAGGGCTCCTTTATGGGCACATCGTGCAGCAGCCAGTATGCATTCATCGCTGGAGACCCTG TTTTCCCAGCTACGCCGCAGCCTGCAGCCCCAAACTCCAGCAGCAGCGAAGATGAGGCGGCACCAAACGTTGCTATTCGAAGGCGCCGGTTGAGGAAGAATACAACAAACACTGTGACAGAGTCctgcgaggaggaggaggaggaagccaCGACGGTGGAGTCGGAGGAGGGAGATGAGACGCAGCAGGGGCAGCAAATTGCACTCAGACCAGAGACGCTGAGAGCGCAAAGCCAAGGCGGCGGAACCATCAACTCCTGCATTCTGCTCGCCCTCATCATCGCCCTCAGCATTGGCTTCGGACACTTCTATTGTACGGATTCAGACATTGAACTTG GCACCATGCAAATACAAAAGCAGAAGACAGAAGACAAATTCCGGGAGAGAGAGCTCGACAGTCTAAGAAATGTTCTTCATGATCAT GTCAAGAGTGACAGTCTGAGCCAGGAAGATTGGGATGAGCAGAAGCTTATTTCATTGCTCATGCAAAAGAACATGGAGTTCAGCGGCCAGCAGGCATTTGTTCag GTCCAACGAGAGGACCAGGCAATGTTAGCAAGACAGAGGGAGGCTGAGAGCCTGGCATTGACCACCACGAACCAGCAGCTGAAAAGCTCCTTGGAGCAAAAAGAGAAGTCCCTGTCTACCCTGCAGGAAGAATTGAGGAGCCTGCAATCCAGGATTCGAGATCTGGAGGTTAAGGGGGCGGCGGCCGACGCATTGCTATTGGATAACCGGAGGCTGAATGAGGAACTGGAGGGGGAGAAGGAGCTGAGGAAGAAGCTAGACAAGGAGAGGAAGCTTACACATGAGGCAGACAAGGAGAGGATGCTTACATATGAGACAGAGGCTCAGGATCTCAGATTGCAACTGAGGGAGCTGGAGAAGAGGCTAGGCTTTGAGCAGCAGCGCTCCGACTTGTGGGAGCGGCTGTATCTGGAAACCAAAGAAGACCGGGCCAAAGGCGATACGGAACCAAAAATGCGCACGTCAGGAATTGTGGAAGATACGTTTGATGCGGTCAAGAACTCCACTAAAGAGTTTGTCCACCATCACAAACAACAGATCAAGAAAGCCAAGGAAGTCGTGAAGGAAAACCTGCGCAAGTTCTCCGATTCCGTCAAATCTACTTTTCGCAATTTCAAAGATTCGGCCTCCACCTTCTTCGACAAGATGACGAGAGAAGGTACAAACTACTATGAAGAGAAAAAgtacaagaagaaaaaggctCATTCCAAACAAGACGCCAACACCCGCAAACCAGGAGACCGAGTCCATAAAGAACAAGGCCAGAGCGGCCCAAAAGGATGCCGGGGAGTCTTTGACTGCGCCTACCAGGAGTCCATGAGCATCTTCAACAAAGCCACGGAGCCCATACGAGCAGACGAGTTCCACCAGCTGCTGTGGAGCTACTTGCAGCGGGAAGTCCACCACTTCCATCACTGGAAGGAACTGGAAAGCTTCATCAACGGCTTTTTCCACAACGGCCTCTTCATCCATGACCGCATGCTCTTCACAGACTTTGTGAGCAGCGTGGAGCACTACCTGGTCAGCATGCCCGAGTACCACGGCCTCCACAACGATGTCTTTGAAGACGTGGACGACTTCATTTACAGACACCTCTTCGGAGAGGCGTATGTCAAGAGCAACAGACAGAGGTGA
- the ccpg1 gene encoding cell cycle progression protein 1 isoform X4, giving the protein MDRAAWTSEADPDDPTMEEQVAVLSFSDHSDIVTLQELKEDERDCAEHTPTADEGSFMGTSCSSQYAFIAGDPVFPATPQPAAPNSSSSEDEAAPNVAIRRRRLRKNTTNTVTESCEEEEEEATTVESEEGDETQQGQQIALRPETLRAQSQGGGTINSCILLALIIALSIGFGHFYCTDSDIELGTMQIQKQKTEDKFRERELDSLRNVLHDHVKSDSLSQEDWDEQKLISLLMQKNMEFSGQQAFVQVQREDQAMLARQREAESLALTTTNQQLKSSLEQKEKSLSTLQEELRSLQSRIRDLEVKGAAADALLLDNRRLNEELEGEKELRKKLDKERKLTHEADKERMLTYETEAQDLRLQLRELEKRLGFEQQRSDLWERLYLETKEDRAKGDTEPKMRTSGIVEDTFDAVKNSTKEFVHHHKQQIKKAKEVVKENLRKFSDSVKSTFRNFKDSASTFFDKMTREGTNYYEEKKYKKKKAHSKQDANTRKPGDRVHKEQGQSGPKGCRGVFDCAYQESMSIFNKATEPIRADEFHQLLWSYLQREVHHFHHWKELESFINGFFHNGLFIHDRMLFTDFVSSVEHYLVSMPEYHGLHNDVFEDVDDFIYRHLFGEAYVKSNRQSFESPSGPLERPDSNSKEESRTKNRGRRQQRQKARHHSEQRSRHMADVKIELGPMPFDRKY; this is encoded by the exons ATGGACAGGGCAGCATGGACCTCAGAG GCTGATCCTGATGACCCCACGATGGAAGAGCAAGTCGCTGTGTTGTCCTTCAGCGACCACTCTGACATCGTGACACTGCAGGAGCTGAAGGAAGACGAGCGTGACTGCGCCGAGCACACGCCGACTGCCGACGAGGGCTCCTTTATGGGCACATCGTGCAGCAGCCAGTATGCATTCATCGCTGGAGACCCTG TTTTCCCAGCTACGCCGCAGCCTGCAGCCCCAAACTCCAGCAGCAGCGAAGATGAGGCGGCACCAAACGTTGCTATTCGAAGGCGCCGGTTGAGGAAGAATACAACAAACACTGTGACAGAGTCctgcgaggaggaggaggaggaagccaCGACGGTGGAGTCGGAGGAGGGAGATGAGACGCAGCAGGGGCAGCAAATTGCACTCAGACCAGAGACGCTGAGAGCGCAAAGCCAAGGCGGCGGAACCATCAACTCCTGCATTCTGCTCGCCCTCATCATCGCCCTCAGCATTGGCTTCGGACACTTCTATTGTACGGATTCAGACATTGAACTTG GCACCATGCAAATACAAAAGCAGAAGACAGAAGACAAATTCCGGGAGAGAGAGCTCGACAGTCTAAGAAATGTTCTTCATGATCAT GTCAAGAGTGACAGTCTGAGCCAGGAAGATTGGGATGAGCAGAAGCTTATTTCATTGCTCATGCAAAAGAACATGGAGTTCAGCGGCCAGCAGGCATTTGTTCag GTCCAACGAGAGGACCAGGCAATGTTAGCAAGACAGAGGGAGGCTGAGAGCCTGGCATTGACCACCACGAACCAGCAGCTGAAAAGCTCCTTGGAGCAAAAAGAGAAGTCCCTGTCTACCCTGCAGGAAGAATTGAGGAGCCTGCAATCCAGGATTCGAGATCTGGAGGTTAAGGGGGCGGCGGCCGACGCATTGCTATTGGATAACCGGAGGCTGAATGAGGAACTGGAGGGGGAGAAGGAGCTGAGGAAGAAGCTAGACAAGGAGAGGAAGCTTACACATGAGGCAGACAAGGAGAGGATGCTTACATATGAGACAGAGGCTCAGGATCTCAGATTGCAACTGAGGGAGCTGGAGAAGAGGCTAGGCTTTGAGCAGCAGCGCTCCGACTTGTGGGAGCGGCTGTATCTGGAAACCAAAGAAGACCGGGCCAAAGGCGATACGGAACCAAAAATGCGCACGTCAGGAATTGTGGAAGATACGTTTGATGCGGTCAAGAACTCCACTAAAGAGTTTGTCCACCATCACAAACAACAGATCAAGAAAGCCAAGGAAGTCGTGAAGGAAAACCTGCGCAAGTTCTCCGATTCCGTCAAATCTACTTTTCGCAATTTCAAAGATTCGGCCTCCACCTTCTTCGACAAGATGACGAGAGAAGGTACAAACTACTATGAAGAGAAAAAgtacaagaagaaaaaggctCATTCCAAACAAGACGCCAACACCCGCAAACCAGGAGACCGAGTCCATAAAGAACAAGGCCAGAGCGGCCCAAAAGGATGCCGGGGAGTCTTTGACTGCGCCTACCAGGAGTCCATGAGCATCTTCAACAAAGCCACGGAGCCCATACGAGCAGACGAGTTCCACCAGCTGCTGTGGAGCTACTTGCAGCGGGAAGTCCACCACTTCCATCACTGGAAGGAACTGGAAAGCTTCATCAACGGCTTTTTCCACAACGGCCTCTTCATCCATGACCGCATGCTCTTCACAGACTTTGTGAGCAGCGTGGAGCACTACCTGGTCAGCATGCCCGAGTACCACGGCCTCCACAACGATGTCTTTGAAGACGTGGACGACTTCATTTACAGACACCTCTTCGGAGAGGCGTATGTCAAGAGCAACAGACAGAG TTTTGAATCTCCCAGCGGACCTCTGGAACGACCAGACTCAAACTCCAAAGAGGAGTCGAGGACGAAGAATCGAGGCCGTCGACAGCAGAGACAAAAAGCGCGGCATCacagcgagcaaagaagcagGCACATGGCCGACGTCAAAATCGAACTGGGCCCTATGCCGTTTGATCGCAAATACTGA
- the ccpg1 gene encoding cell cycle progression protein 1 isoform X2, with protein MSNTSSDTESSCGWSIISMEGSDIETLVADGTVQHGAEERPALVQPELQDSQAACCDDSSLDDTLGEQTMDRAAWTSEADPDDPTMEEQVAVLSFSDHSDIVTLQELKEDERDCAEHTPTADEGSFMGTSCSSQYAFIAGDPVFPATPQPAAPNSSSSEDEAAPNVAIRRRRLRKNTTNTVTESCEEEEEEATTVESEEGDETQQGQQIALRPETLRAQSQGGGTINSCILLALIIALSIGFGHFYCTMQIQKQKTEDKFRERELDSLRNVLHDHVKSDSLSQEDWDEQKLISLLMQKNMEFSGQQAFVQVQREDQAMLARQREAESLALTTTNQQLKSSLEQKEKSLSTLQEELRSLQSRIRDLEVKGAAADALLLDNRRLNEELEGEKELRKKLDKERKLTHEADKERMLTYETEAQDLRLQLRELEKRLGFEQQRSDLWERLYLETKEDRAKGDTEPKMRTSGIVEDTFDAVKNSTKEFVHHHKQQIKKAKEVVKENLRKFSDSVKSTFRNFKDSASTFFDKMTREGTNYYEEKKYKKKKAHSKQDANTRKPGDRVHKEQGQSGPKGCRGVFDCAYQESMSIFNKATEPIRADEFHQLLWSYLQREVHHFHHWKELESFINGFFHNGLFIHDRMLFTDFVSSVEHYLVSMPEYHGLHNDVFEDVDDFIYRHLFGEAYVKSNRQSFESPSGPLERPDSNSKEESRTKNRGRRQQRQKARHHSEQRSRHMADVKIELGPMPFDRKY; from the exons CTGCATGTTGTGATGACAGCTCACTGGATGACACACTGGGAGAACAAACCATGGACAGGGCAGCATGGACCTCAGAG GCTGATCCTGATGACCCCACGATGGAAGAGCAAGTCGCTGTGTTGTCCTTCAGCGACCACTCTGACATCGTGACACTGCAGGAGCTGAAGGAAGACGAGCGTGACTGCGCCGAGCACACGCCGACTGCCGACGAGGGCTCCTTTATGGGCACATCGTGCAGCAGCCAGTATGCATTCATCGCTGGAGACCCTG TTTTCCCAGCTACGCCGCAGCCTGCAGCCCCAAACTCCAGCAGCAGCGAAGATGAGGCGGCACCAAACGTTGCTATTCGAAGGCGCCGGTTGAGGAAGAATACAACAAACACTGTGACAGAGTCctgcgaggaggaggaggaggaagccaCGACGGTGGAGTCGGAGGAGGGAGATGAGACGCAGCAGGGGCAGCAAATTGCACTCAGACCAGAGACGCTGAGAGCGCAAAGCCAAGGCGGCGGAACCATCAACTCCTGCATTCTGCTCGCCCTCATCATCGCCCTCAGCATTGGCTTCGGACACTTCTATT GCACCATGCAAATACAAAAGCAGAAGACAGAAGACAAATTCCGGGAGAGAGAGCTCGACAGTCTAAGAAATGTTCTTCATGATCAT GTCAAGAGTGACAGTCTGAGCCAGGAAGATTGGGATGAGCAGAAGCTTATTTCATTGCTCATGCAAAAGAACATGGAGTTCAGCGGCCAGCAGGCATTTGTTCag GTCCAACGAGAGGACCAGGCAATGTTAGCAAGACAGAGGGAGGCTGAGAGCCTGGCATTGACCACCACGAACCAGCAGCTGAAAAGCTCCTTGGAGCAAAAAGAGAAGTCCCTGTCTACCCTGCAGGAAGAATTGAGGAGCCTGCAATCCAGGATTCGAGATCTGGAGGTTAAGGGGGCGGCGGCCGACGCATTGCTATTGGATAACCGGAGGCTGAATGAGGAACTGGAGGGGGAGAAGGAGCTGAGGAAGAAGCTAGACAAGGAGAGGAAGCTTACACATGAGGCAGACAAGGAGAGGATGCTTACATATGAGACAGAGGCTCAGGATCTCAGATTGCAACTGAGGGAGCTGGAGAAGAGGCTAGGCTTTGAGCAGCAGCGCTCCGACTTGTGGGAGCGGCTGTATCTGGAAACCAAAGAAGACCGGGCCAAAGGCGATACGGAACCAAAAATGCGCACGTCAGGAATTGTGGAAGATACGTTTGATGCGGTCAAGAACTCCACTAAAGAGTTTGTCCACCATCACAAACAACAGATCAAGAAAGCCAAGGAAGTCGTGAAGGAAAACCTGCGCAAGTTCTCCGATTCCGTCAAATCTACTTTTCGCAATTTCAAAGATTCGGCCTCCACCTTCTTCGACAAGATGACGAGAGAAGGTACAAACTACTATGAAGAGAAAAAgtacaagaagaaaaaggctCATTCCAAACAAGACGCCAACACCCGCAAACCAGGAGACCGAGTCCATAAAGAACAAGGCCAGAGCGGCCCAAAAGGATGCCGGGGAGTCTTTGACTGCGCCTACCAGGAGTCCATGAGCATCTTCAACAAAGCCACGGAGCCCATACGAGCAGACGAGTTCCACCAGCTGCTGTGGAGCTACTTGCAGCGGGAAGTCCACCACTTCCATCACTGGAAGGAACTGGAAAGCTTCATCAACGGCTTTTTCCACAACGGCCTCTTCATCCATGACCGCATGCTCTTCACAGACTTTGTGAGCAGCGTGGAGCACTACCTGGTCAGCATGCCCGAGTACCACGGCCTCCACAACGATGTCTTTGAAGACGTGGACGACTTCATTTACAGACACCTCTTCGGAGAGGCGTATGTCAAGAGCAACAGACAGAG TTTTGAATCTCCCAGCGGACCTCTGGAACGACCAGACTCAAACTCCAAAGAGGAGTCGAGGACGAAGAATCGAGGCCGTCGACAGCAGAGACAAAAAGCGCGGCATCacagcgagcaaagaagcagGCACATGGCCGACGTCAAAATCGAACTGGGCCCTATGCCGTTTGATCGCAAATACTGA
- the ccpg1 gene encoding cell cycle progression protein 1 isoform X1: MSNTSSDTESSCGWSIISMEGSDIETLVADGTVQHGAEERPALVQPELQDSQAACCDDSSLDDTLGEQTMDRAAWTSEADPDDPTMEEQVAVLSFSDHSDIVTLQELKEDERDCAEHTPTADEGSFMGTSCSSQYAFIAGDPVFPATPQPAAPNSSSSEDEAAPNVAIRRRRLRKNTTNTVTESCEEEEEEATTVESEEGDETQQGQQIALRPETLRAQSQGGGTINSCILLALIIALSIGFGHFYCTDSDIELGTMQIQKQKTEDKFRERELDSLRNVLHDHVKSDSLSQEDWDEQKLISLLMQKNMEFSGQQAFVQVQREDQAMLARQREAESLALTTTNQQLKSSLEQKEKSLSTLQEELRSLQSRIRDLEVKGAAADALLLDNRRLNEELEGEKELRKKLDKERKLTHEADKERMLTYETEAQDLRLQLRELEKRLGFEQQRSDLWERLYLETKEDRAKGDTEPKMRTSGIVEDTFDAVKNSTKEFVHHHKQQIKKAKEVVKENLRKFSDSVKSTFRNFKDSASTFFDKMTREGTNYYEEKKYKKKKAHSKQDANTRKPGDRVHKEQGQSGPKGCRGVFDCAYQESMSIFNKATEPIRADEFHQLLWSYLQREVHHFHHWKELESFINGFFHNGLFIHDRMLFTDFVSSVEHYLVSMPEYHGLHNDVFEDVDDFIYRHLFGEAYVKSNRQSFESPSGPLERPDSNSKEESRTKNRGRRQQRQKARHHSEQRSRHMADVKIELGPMPFDRKY, translated from the exons CTGCATGTTGTGATGACAGCTCACTGGATGACACACTGGGAGAACAAACCATGGACAGGGCAGCATGGACCTCAGAG GCTGATCCTGATGACCCCACGATGGAAGAGCAAGTCGCTGTGTTGTCCTTCAGCGACCACTCTGACATCGTGACACTGCAGGAGCTGAAGGAAGACGAGCGTGACTGCGCCGAGCACACGCCGACTGCCGACGAGGGCTCCTTTATGGGCACATCGTGCAGCAGCCAGTATGCATTCATCGCTGGAGACCCTG TTTTCCCAGCTACGCCGCAGCCTGCAGCCCCAAACTCCAGCAGCAGCGAAGATGAGGCGGCACCAAACGTTGCTATTCGAAGGCGCCGGTTGAGGAAGAATACAACAAACACTGTGACAGAGTCctgcgaggaggaggaggaggaagccaCGACGGTGGAGTCGGAGGAGGGAGATGAGACGCAGCAGGGGCAGCAAATTGCACTCAGACCAGAGACGCTGAGAGCGCAAAGCCAAGGCGGCGGAACCATCAACTCCTGCATTCTGCTCGCCCTCATCATCGCCCTCAGCATTGGCTTCGGACACTTCTATTGTACGGATTCAGACATTGAACTTG GCACCATGCAAATACAAAAGCAGAAGACAGAAGACAAATTCCGGGAGAGAGAGCTCGACAGTCTAAGAAATGTTCTTCATGATCAT GTCAAGAGTGACAGTCTGAGCCAGGAAGATTGGGATGAGCAGAAGCTTATTTCATTGCTCATGCAAAAGAACATGGAGTTCAGCGGCCAGCAGGCATTTGTTCag GTCCAACGAGAGGACCAGGCAATGTTAGCAAGACAGAGGGAGGCTGAGAGCCTGGCATTGACCACCACGAACCAGCAGCTGAAAAGCTCCTTGGAGCAAAAAGAGAAGTCCCTGTCTACCCTGCAGGAAGAATTGAGGAGCCTGCAATCCAGGATTCGAGATCTGGAGGTTAAGGGGGCGGCGGCCGACGCATTGCTATTGGATAACCGGAGGCTGAATGAGGAACTGGAGGGGGAGAAGGAGCTGAGGAAGAAGCTAGACAAGGAGAGGAAGCTTACACATGAGGCAGACAAGGAGAGGATGCTTACATATGAGACAGAGGCTCAGGATCTCAGATTGCAACTGAGGGAGCTGGAGAAGAGGCTAGGCTTTGAGCAGCAGCGCTCCGACTTGTGGGAGCGGCTGTATCTGGAAACCAAAGAAGACCGGGCCAAAGGCGATACGGAACCAAAAATGCGCACGTCAGGAATTGTGGAAGATACGTTTGATGCGGTCAAGAACTCCACTAAAGAGTTTGTCCACCATCACAAACAACAGATCAAGAAAGCCAAGGAAGTCGTGAAGGAAAACCTGCGCAAGTTCTCCGATTCCGTCAAATCTACTTTTCGCAATTTCAAAGATTCGGCCTCCACCTTCTTCGACAAGATGACGAGAGAAGGTACAAACTACTATGAAGAGAAAAAgtacaagaagaaaaaggctCATTCCAAACAAGACGCCAACACCCGCAAACCAGGAGACCGAGTCCATAAAGAACAAGGCCAGAGCGGCCCAAAAGGATGCCGGGGAGTCTTTGACTGCGCCTACCAGGAGTCCATGAGCATCTTCAACAAAGCCACGGAGCCCATACGAGCAGACGAGTTCCACCAGCTGCTGTGGAGCTACTTGCAGCGGGAAGTCCACCACTTCCATCACTGGAAGGAACTGGAAAGCTTCATCAACGGCTTTTTCCACAACGGCCTCTTCATCCATGACCGCATGCTCTTCACAGACTTTGTGAGCAGCGTGGAGCACTACCTGGTCAGCATGCCCGAGTACCACGGCCTCCACAACGATGTCTTTGAAGACGTGGACGACTTCATTTACAGACACCTCTTCGGAGAGGCGTATGTCAAGAGCAACAGACAGAG TTTTGAATCTCCCAGCGGACCTCTGGAACGACCAGACTCAAACTCCAAAGAGGAGTCGAGGACGAAGAATCGAGGCCGTCGACAGCAGAGACAAAAAGCGCGGCATCacagcgagcaaagaagcagGCACATGGCCGACGTCAAAATCGAACTGGGCCCTATGCCGTTTGATCGCAAATACTGA